Sequence from the Parvicella tangerina genome:
TTTGAGGAGAAACCCCTACAACAAACTAGTTTTTAATACTGAGTATCGAATTAATTACTTCAGGGAATGGTTTCCAGGTTTTTCGAGTGAATTACTGCTCAGAAACTCCACATTTAGTCCGCTGGGGATAACACAATTCAATCAACTTCATTCGGATGGAACCGTTACACCCCAAGTTTCGTTGACGGCCACCGAAGTCGCTTTTAATACAAGGTTTGCTTATAATGAAGAATTTTTGTCTGGCGAGTTTGAAAGAATTTCATTGGGGACAAAATACCCAGTGATTAGCATGACATATACCTATGGTATTCCTAATCTCCTTGGTAGTAAGTATGAATATCACAAAGCCCGTCTATCTTTCAATCATAAGTTGCCGATGGGAATTTTCGGAACGTTTAAATATCAATTTGAAGTAGGAAAAATCTTTGGAAAAGCTCCTTACCCATTACTAGAGGTACATAATGGTAATGAGACCTGGAACTACAATGAAACGGCATTCAACATGATGAATATCCTTGAGTTTGTTAGTGATGAATACATTAGTTTTAAAGCTCATCAACATTTTGACGGGCTGTTTTTAAATAAAATACCTTTGATCAGAAAGTTGATGTGGAGAGAAGTCGTCACGCTTACAGGGGTGTATGGAAGGCTATCTAAAAAGAATATTGATTTAATGGAGCTACCGAGCTATACAACTACTTTGCAGCAAAAACCTTACCTTGAGATGGCTGCTGGGATAGAAAATATTTTTAAGTTTCTCCGAGTTGATGTACTTTGGCGAATGACGTATCTGGATAATGAATATGACGGTATAAAGGTGAGTAGGATTGGCATCCGTGGTAAGTTACAATTTGATTTTTAATGCAGTTAAGAACAGAAGAAATAAAGAAGGCTTACAAAGGTAGGCAGGTCGTTAAAGGAGTTTCCGTAGAGGTGAATCAAGGAGAAATTGTTGGTTTGCTCGGTCCAAACGGTGCGGGAAAAACGACTTCTTTTTACATGATGGTGGGGCTTGTTAAACCTGATTCCGGTCGAGTATTTATTGACGATACAGATATTACACGACTTCCCATGTACAAGCGCTCGCAAATGGGAATTGGCTATTTGCCTCAAGAGGTTTCTGTTTTTCGATCGTTAAGTGTAGAAGATAATATCTTGTCTATCTTGCAAATGACTAAACTGTCTAAGAAAGAGCAGAAAGATCGTTTGGAAGAGTTGATTGAGGAGTTTGGTCTGGGGCATGTAAGAAAGAACCTCGGCAATAAGCTTTCAGGAGGAGAGAAGAGAAGAACGGAGATCGCAAGAGGATTGGCAATCAGTCCCAAGTTTGTTTTGCTGGATGAGCCGTTTGCTGGAGTGGACCCAATTGCAGTAGAGGATATCCAAAGTATTGTTTTGAAGCT
This genomic interval carries:
- the lptB gene encoding LPS export ABC transporter ATP-binding protein: MQLRTEEIKKAYKGRQVVKGVSVEVNQGEIVGLLGPNGAGKTTSFYMMVGLVKPDSGRVFIDDTDITRLPMYKRSQMGIGYLPQEVSVFRSLSVEDNILSILQMTKLSKKEQKDRLEELIEEFGLGHVRKNLGNKLSGGEKRRTEIARGLAISPKFVLLDEPFAGVDPIAVEDIQSIVLKLRKKNIGILITDHNVQETLSIVDRAYLLFEGAILKSGTAEELSVDEQVKKVYLGQNFELKKKVFKDI